The genome window TCTTTATGAAACGATACTGAAACTATAGTAAATATAGATAGATTAATTGTAGAAGAAATTATACAATAAACTTCAAAGGTCATTATTCTATGATAAATGACAGGTTTTCCAAGGCGCCAAAGTAACTTTGCTTTggtacttttattaataatagtagGCACATGTATAAAATCTGAATTTTTGCGAAATAATTTCGAAGGCATTTTAAAAGTGAAACCTAAGTTTTATGGTGGATTTACTCTCTTATTCCAGAAGTTACTCCTCGTCTGCATTGGGGCTGTCCTCTTGGCTGTCTGCCAGGCAGGGGGGGTAGGAGGTGGATTCGGTGGCGGTCATGGAGGATTTGGCGGTGGATCCGTCGGAGGAGGTTTCTCTGGTGGTCACGGAGGTGGGTCCCTAGGCCACGGTTCCTTTGGAGGTCacggaggaggagttggaggaaggTCCTTTGGAGGAGGTTCCTCTGGAGGATACGGCTCTAGAGGTGGCTTCTCCAGTGGTGGTCACGGAGGTTCCTTCGGAGGTCATGGAGGTGGATTTGGAGGCGGTTCCTtcggaggaggatttggaggaagGTCCTTTGGAGGAGGTTCCTCTGGCGGTTATGGCTCTAGAGGTGGATTCTCTAGTGGCGGTCACGGCGGGCAATTTGGAGGAGGCTTCTCCGGCGGTCATGGAGGCGGATCCTTTCGAGGAAGGAGCTCAATCTCCAGTGGTGGTGGATATGGAAAATAAAGTTGCTTTGGCTGAAAAGCTGACAATAAACAGAAATTAgtttctcaaaattattttagGGAAGACTTGTCTTGGATTTGATAACTGAAATTCATATTCACTAATCAAATGCTTAAGAATACTTATGTTTTTGAAAGGTCACCTCTCAGTATCTAGTTCAATTAAACAAGCATTcagttcattgttttttcttctacCCCCATCCACCATGTAAAAGCTATCTACCTTTGTTTCTTTCATGATGACATCTTGCAAGATATAGCTGTCTGTTTAAGGTTTCTCATGTTATCCGTTCTCATAATACCTTTTTACTCCACAAAACTCAGTTATGGAAAACTCTCCCGAGGCCTACTTGCCttctaaaaaatacattaaatattccATGTAGTCTAACCCCTAACTCTTTCCTTGAATGTCTTCAAACTTATCCATTAGTCATTAACTTGATATGGTTAGTAAAGATACCTGTCTCCTCTAGTATGACACGTAAACGATGCTCTCTTactatttgaataattatttttatcgctTCGTTCCGTAGTGCATTCTTCTTTAATTCTCTTAATCTTATTTAAGAGGCGTTTCAATCCAAATGGTCCTTGTGCAAGTTTAACttccatgtaatatatatatatatatatatatatatatatatatatatatatatatatatatatatatatatatatatatatatataatttttgaattgGACTGTAACGGACAATCAAACTTTGATTACCACAGCCCCTCACCTTTAATGCCAACAACTGATACTTTCCAAACTCTTAATCACCCTTTCATACATCCTTAACAGTCAATCCCACAAGCGTTCTCCAATTTACGCTAAACCAATCAGCTCCTGCACTATTCAGAACTGGCCTTCGGTTATCCTCTACactcaaaaattctttaaaattttcatttgcccaataatcaccaattttttttgtaatacaatCAGTTTAATTCATTTCATGCTAACCCTCTAATCATGTAATAGTTCTCAAACTTATTTTGGCCCaggcaccctttcaccatatgtcagaatgtcattccctacccctttccaaaattgtttgCTTCAAAAGGTGGATTCCAaataatatgtaacaaaatactgatacaaacacacaagctagcggagagaaaacCAAGCGTGACCTCTTAGCAGTgcagaccgatgcacactgctttttgtgtggtcctagagccagtttgagcctgccaatctttggtcacaattcccccctggttgagaaccactgcctaaCGTCACCATCCTACCACAGACtgcttttattccctcttccaaCAAGTGCTCTTTGATAATTCTGCGAACCCACCTTTGTATTTTACAATGGCCATTTTCCTTCTTCATACTTCCAgttcctatttattttcttagagTTCTAGGTAATTCGGTATTGTGGACCCATTTGTTGTATTAACCTCCATAGCCGCATTTCCGGTATTCCCTCTTCAACTAAAATGTGAATcggttttcactttcatttcagcCATTCAAAGGTTACAAAACCCTCCAGCCACTTCTTTTTGCCTTTGATAACTAAACGGCcaatttctctcagtttttaaGCATAAGAATCACTTAGCACCATTGATGTTTCCCGTTTTCCAAACCATGTCATGTACAAATTCAGACTCCCGTAAACAATATATTCCACATTCGTCTCTATTCCTAGACCACGTATAATTAATATCACAGCTTTATCGTCTTCCATACCCAAGCAAAAAATAACCAGTTTGAAAGTGGTGCTAAAATTCAAAACGACTGTTTGTGCTTGTAACAATACTGGAAATGCCCATTGTGCTGCTTGTAAGAAACTGTGTTACAAACTTTGATGAATTACTCTATTATCCCACGATTATTATATCACTTCGGAAAgtgactgaaagagagagaaaagcttactatttttctaaatgaggTTAGTCAGTTTTTGTTTATAGAGGGTTGGTTAGAAAGGTTTGTGGGCTTATCGAGACCTGACGACGTCACTGAGGGCCACAGAGCGAAAGAAAGGGCCCAAGTTACTTACTTTACGTCTCAGAGTGGAGACATCTAAATTTCTAATGGTTGTATCTATCCTGCTTGACAATAAATAATTTCCAGGGGTACAGCAGTGTAGGTTTGACGATTTAAGACTCTTCGCAGAGAGATAACTGTACCACAATATGTTAAAATTAACTATcaatacacaaattaaaaaagaaaaaataccggGGAATACGCGTATCTGAAAAACCTCAAAGGGTATGCAGTTAGATGTTTACAATgactaaataatatttttggcccatgaataaatattactgaaaagaCTGTAACTTTCAGTTACGCGAACTTTCTTATCTCAGCTTCATAGCTACGTTTATcaaaaattgtcatatttttctttcactcaaATACTCATTGCATATTTTAGACCTATGTAAGGGAGAATGTTTCAACAGTGTTTCCCCACTTCCCAAGTTCTACATCTATCAACTTTTTTCTCTTCCAatcttttacaaaattctttaacTCTGCTCTTTTTCTGTGAGTCATATCTTCTCTCATACTACCATATTCTTATACTCTTACTCTAAAATTCATGTAGTTGTGAACTACCCTCGTTCTATCATCCATATcaacatttaaatacatttgtctTCCTGATTTGCACACGGCTTCATTGCTTTCCCGTCAGTAATGTTAACTATTCACCTTCTCTGCTTCCAAATTTACCCAATATCT of Macrobrachium rosenbergii isolate ZJJX-2024 chromosome 59, ASM4041242v1, whole genome shotgun sequence contains these proteins:
- the LOC136837410 gene encoding acanthoscurrin-2-like, which produces MKLLLVCIGAVLLAVCQAGGVGGGFGGGHGGFGGGSVGGGFSGGHGGGSLGHGSFGGHGGGVGGRSFGGGSSGGYGSRGGFSSGGHGGSFGGHGGGFGGGSFGGGFGGRSFGGGSSGGYGSRGGFSSGGHGGQFGGGFSGGHGGGSFRGRSSISSGGGYGK